The Roseateles sp. XES5 genome window below encodes:
- a CDS encoding CocE/NonD family hydrolase, with the protein MISRAFTVIENEWITLADGTRLAARIWMPDGAESDPVPAVFEFLPYRKRDGTSPRDESTYPVFAAAGIAGVRVDIRGSGESDGVIDGEYTPLELANACELVAWIAAQPWSNGSVGMMGISWGGFNCLQVASLKPPALKAVISIASTVDRYNDDIHYKNGTHLSAQLSWAATMLAYQSRSPDPEIVGDRWKAMWLERLEKEPFFLEEWLQHQRRDAFWKHGSISEDFAGFPVPALVIAGWADGYRSTPLKAVEGLGDKAKALIGPWVHKYPHFAWPKPRMDFHAEAIAWWNRWLRGEENGADKAPQVRAYIQDAARPALRREADPGFWIAKERWETPEMAAFHVGASGMLAPGLPVAGAAANDRYLRSPLDTGTMAGEWFTLKPDAEMALDQRLDDAGSLVIETPPLAEPQDFLGQPVLELDLSTEADIGNLCARLVDIHPDGTATRVTFGVLNLAHRDGNAEPRAMPKGERTRIRLVLDAMGYRFRAGHRIRLSLSTSYWPMVLPPPVDAGVTVDLASLGLSLPKLGAHRVVSLPEPENTDPLPKYTELAPAETARGVERDLTNGLTEYTIYEDTGLYEHPGTGLATRQVRDELWSIAENDPLSMTGTSVWTCDMQRPGWFVRTVSTATIACTATDWLIAANVRAFEGETQIFEKSFEKAIPRDFM; encoded by the coding sequence ATGATATCGCGCGCCTTCACCGTCATCGAGAACGAATGGATCACCCTTGCCGACGGCACGCGGCTCGCCGCCCGCATCTGGATGCCCGATGGCGCGGAGAGCGATCCCGTGCCCGCCGTCTTCGAATTCCTGCCCTATCGCAAGCGCGACGGGACAAGCCCGCGCGACGAATCGACCTATCCCGTCTTCGCCGCCGCCGGCATTGCCGGGGTGCGTGTCGATATCCGCGGTTCGGGCGAATCCGATGGCGTCATCGACGGTGAATATACGCCGCTGGAACTGGCGAACGCTTGTGAGCTCGTTGCCTGGATCGCCGCCCAGCCCTGGTCGAACGGGTCTGTCGGCATGATGGGCATCTCCTGGGGCGGCTTCAACTGCCTTCAGGTCGCCAGCCTCAAACCGCCGGCATTGAAGGCCGTCATCTCCATCGCCTCCACCGTCGACCGCTACAACGACGACATCCACTACAAGAATGGCACGCATCTTTCCGCCCAGCTTTCCTGGGCCGCGACCATGCTCGCCTACCAGTCCCGCTCGCCCGATCCGGAAATCGTCGGCGACCGCTGGAAGGCCATGTGGCTGGAACGGCTGGAGAAGGAGCCCTTCTTCCTGGAGGAGTGGCTGCAACACCAGCGCCGCGACGCCTTCTGGAAACATGGTTCGATCTCGGAAGACTTTGCCGGCTTCCCCGTGCCCGCCCTCGTCATTGCGGGCTGGGCGGACGGCTATCGCAGCACGCCGCTGAAGGCTGTCGAAGGGCTGGGCGACAAAGCCAAGGCGCTGATCGGCCCGTGGGTCCATAAATACCCGCACTTCGCCTGGCCGAAGCCGCGCATGGATTTCCACGCGGAGGCCATCGCCTGGTGGAACCGCTGGCTGCGCGGCGAGGAGAACGGCGCGGACAAGGCTCCGCAGGTGCGCGCCTATATCCAGGATGCCGCGCGCCCTGCCCTCCGGCGGGAAGCCGATCCCGGCTTCTGGATCGCCAAGGAGCGCTGGGAGACTCCCGAGATGGCGGCCTTCCATGTCGGCGCGTCCGGCATGCTCGCACCGGGCCTTCCGGTGGCCGGTGCCGCGGCGAACGACCGTTATCTCCGTTCGCCGCTCGATACCGGCACCATGGCCGGTGAATGGTTCACCTTGAAGCCGGATGCGGAAATGGCGCTCGACCAGCGTCTCGACGATGCCGGATCGCTCGTCATCGAGACGCCGCCGCTCGCAGAGCCCCAAGACTTCCTTGGCCAACCGGTGCTGGAGCTGGACCTCTCCACCGAGGCGGACATCGGCAATCTCTGCGCCCGTCTCGTCGATATCCATCCTGACGGCACGGCGACACGTGTGACCTTCGGTGTCCTCAATCTTGCGCATCGCGACGGCAACGCCGAGCCCAGGGCGATGCCGAAAGGCGAAAGAACCCGCATCCGCCTCGTGCTCGATGCGATGGGCTACCGCTTCCGCGCCGGGCATCGCATCCGTCTGTCGCTTTCGACATCCTATTGGCCGATGGTGCTGCCGCCGCCGGTGGACGCCGGCGTGACGGTGGACCTCGCCTCGCTTGGTCTTTCCCTGCCGAAGCTCGGGGCGCACCGGGTCGTTTCCCTGCCTGAGCCGGAAAACACCGATCCGCTGCCGAAATATACCGAGCTTGCCCCGGCCGAGACTGCCCGTGGCGTGGAGCGGGACCTGACGAACGGACTGACGGAATACACGATCTACGAGGATACCGGCCTTTACGAACACCCCGGAACGGGGCTCGCGACACGGCAGGTGCGCGACGAATTGTGGTCGATTGCGGAAAACGACCCGCTATCGATGACCGGCACGTCCGTCTGGACCTGCGACATGCAGCGGCCCGGCTGGTTCGTGCGCACGGTTTCGACCGCGACCATAGCCTGCACGGCGACGGACTGGCTGATCGCCGCCAATGTGCGCGCCTTCGAGGGCGAGACGCAGATCTTCGAGAAATCCTTCGAGAAGGCGATCCCGCGCGATTTCATGTAA
- a CDS encoding error-prone DNA polymerase — protein sequence MKPRYAELQVTSHFSFLRGASSAAELFAQASALGIDALAVVDRNSLAGVVQAHKAAKELAKDAPRVRLVVGCRLDLVDGMSLLVYPTDREAYARLCRLLTIGKKRAGKGKCHLDWADVVAWNEGLLAVLVPDEANEETAFRLRRVAETFRGRCYLALTLRRRPNDPLRLFQLSNLAAQHRVPTVVTNDVLYHEPARRMLQDIVTCIRHSVTIDNAGFLRERHADRYLKPPEEMHRLFSRYPQALARTMEIVERCQFSLDELKYQYPDEKEYTHLTPQEALEKYTWEGAAHFYPDGIPEKVRGKLIHELNLIARMNYAPYFLTVRSIVKYARSIDILCQGRGSAANSAVCYVLGITAINPMVNGLLFERFVSEQRGEPPDIDVDFEHERREEVIQWIYDTYGKDRSALCATVIRYRSRAAMRDVGRALGMPEDMLKSLSSQVWGWSNELPQSHAVEAGFNVDDRRIKLLFELARQLIDRPRHLSQHPGGFVLTQGPLDRLVPIENAAMADRTVIEWDKDDLDSVGLMKVDVLALGMLSCLQRCFDFYRQWRGKDYELASIPEGDVPTYDMICKADTVGVFQIESRAQMSMLPRLQPRNYYDLVVEVAIVRPGPIEGGMVHPYLRRRQELEDVDYPSPAFRNVLERTLGVPLFQEQAMQVAIDCAGFSAGKADELRRAMATFKQTGGVDKFRTELVDGMVDNNYPREFAERICRQLEGFGSYGFPESHAYSFAIIAYASAWMKCHHPDIFCAALLNSQPMGFYAPAQIVRDARDHGVEVRPVCINQSRWDCTLEPTQEAGRFAVRLGLRMVKGLDNKKTAACIQNREQDAFASVDDFWRRSGLPADDLVRLAEADAFLPSLGLSRREALWAIRGLRDEPLPLFSAAAEREAAVIPELNEPAVALRPMATGGEVVADYGHVGLTLRAHPVSFLRESLTHRRYLSCAAATRLKDRQKVETAGIVLVRQQPGSAKGVIFVTIEDETGIANLVVWRKVFLAYRPIVMGAPMIGMKGYVQREGEVVHLVVQQLTDLSTDFATIARRGGVAGQEEVGETRAIRVLSRDFH from the coding sequence ATGAAACCGCGCTACGCCGAGCTTCAGGTGACGTCCCACTTCTCCTTCCTGCGCGGAGCAAGCAGCGCGGCGGAACTCTTCGCGCAGGCAAGCGCCCTCGGCATCGATGCCCTTGCCGTCGTCGACCGCAACAGCCTCGCCGGCGTCGTCCAGGCCCACAAGGCGGCGAAGGAACTTGCCAAGGATGCGCCCCGGGTGCGCCTCGTGGTCGGCTGCCGGCTGGATCTGGTCGATGGCATGTCCCTGCTCGTCTACCCAACGGACCGCGAAGCCTATGCCCGTCTCTGTCGCCTGCTCACCATCGGCAAGAAGAGGGCCGGCAAAGGCAAGTGCCATCTCGACTGGGCGGACGTCGTGGCATGGAACGAAGGCCTCCTTGCCGTTCTGGTGCCGGACGAGGCGAATGAGGAGACTGCCTTTCGCCTCCGCCGCGTCGCCGAAACCTTCCGCGGCCGCTGCTACCTCGCCCTCACGCTGCGCCGCCGCCCGAACGATCCGTTGCGCCTCTTCCAGCTCTCGAACCTTGCCGCACAACACCGCGTGCCCACCGTCGTCACCAATGACGTGCTCTACCACGAGCCCGCCCGACGCATGCTGCAGGATATCGTCACCTGCATCCGCCACAGCGTGACCATCGACAATGCCGGCTTCCTGCGCGAGCGCCACGCCGATCGCTACCTGAAGCCGCCGGAAGAAATGCACCGCCTCTTTTCCCGCTACCCGCAAGCGCTCGCCCGCACGATGGAGATCGTGGAGCGTTGCCAATTCTCGCTGGACGAACTGAAATACCAATATCCCGACGAGAAGGAATATACCCACCTCACGCCACAGGAGGCGCTTGAGAAATACACCTGGGAGGGGGCGGCACACTTCTATCCCGACGGCATTCCGGAGAAGGTGCGCGGCAAGCTCATTCATGAACTCAACCTCATCGCGCGGATGAATTATGCCCCGTATTTCCTCACGGTGCGGTCCATCGTGAAATATGCGCGGTCCATCGATATCCTGTGCCAGGGCAGGGGATCGGCCGCCAACAGCGCCGTCTGCTATGTCCTCGGCATCACCGCCATCAATCCCATGGTCAACGGCCTTCTCTTCGAGCGTTTCGTCTCAGAGCAGCGCGGCGAGCCGCCGGATATCGACGTGGACTTCGAGCACGAACGCCGGGAAGAAGTGATCCAATGGATCTACGACACCTATGGAAAGGACCGGTCCGCGCTCTGCGCCACCGTCATCCGCTACCGTTCGCGTGCCGCCATGCGCGATGTCGGACGGGCGCTCGGCATGCCGGAGGACATGCTGAAGTCCCTGTCCTCTCAGGTCTGGGGCTGGTCCAACGAGTTGCCGCAAAGCCATGCCGTCGAAGCCGGCTTCAATGTCGACGACCGCCGCATCAAGCTGCTGTTCGAACTTGCCCGCCAGTTGATCGACCGGCCCCGACACCTCTCGCAACATCCGGGCGGCTTCGTGCTCACCCAGGGGCCGCTGGACCGCCTGGTGCCCATCGAGAACGCGGCCATGGCGGACCGCACCGTGATCGAGTGGGACAAGGACGATCTGGACTCGGTCGGGCTGATGAAGGTGGATGTGCTGGCCCTGGGCATGCTGAGCTGCCTGCAGCGCTGCTTCGATTTCTACCGCCAATGGCGTGGCAAGGACTACGAGCTGGCCAGCATCCCCGAGGGTGACGTGCCGACCTACGACATGATCTGCAAGGCCGACACCGTGGGCGTGTTCCAGATCGAGAGCCGCGCCCAGATGTCCATGCTGCCGCGCCTGCAGCCGCGCAACTATTACGACCTGGTGGTCGAGGTGGCGATCGTGCGGCCCGGGCCCATCGAGGGCGGCATGGTCCACCCCTATCTGCGGCGGCGGCAGGAATTGGAGGACGTAGACTATCCCAGCCCCGCCTTTCGGAATGTTCTGGAGCGGACGCTTGGCGTTCCCCTTTTTCAGGAGCAAGCCATGCAGGTGGCCATCGACTGCGCCGGGTTTTCTGCCGGCAAAGCAGATGAACTGCGACGTGCCATGGCCACCTTCAAACAGACCGGAGGCGTCGACAAGTTCCGCACGGAGCTGGTTGATGGCATGGTCGACAACAACTACCCCCGGGAATTCGCCGAACGCATATGCCGCCAGCTCGAAGGGTTCGGCTCCTACGGCTTTCCGGAAAGCCATGCATACAGTTTCGCCATCATCGCCTATGCCTCGGCCTGGATGAAATGCCACCATCCAGACATCTTCTGCGCTGCCCTTCTCAATTCCCAGCCGATGGGCTTTTACGCCCCGGCGCAGATCGTGCGTGATGCGCGCGATCACGGCGTGGAAGTGCGGCCGGTCTGTATCAACCAAAGCCGCTGGGACTGCACGCTGGAGCCGACGCAAGAGGCGGGGCGTTTTGCCGTCCGGCTGGGACTGCGAATGGTGAAGGGGCTCGACAACAAGAAAACCGCCGCCTGTATTCAAAACCGGGAGCAGGACGCCTTCGCCTCGGTCGACGATTTCTGGCGTCGCTCGGGCCTGCCGGCCGACGATCTGGTCCGCCTCGCCGAGGCCGATGCCTTCCTGCCGTCGCTCGGCCTTTCCCGCCGCGAGGCGCTCTGGGCGATCCGGGGCCTCAGGGACGAGCCATTGCCGCTCTTTTCCGCGGCGGCCGAGCGGGAGGCGGCAGTCATCCCTGAACTGAACGAGCCGGCAGTGGCGCTACGCCCCATGGCGACGGGCGGCGAGGTGGTGGCGGATTACGGCCATGTCGGACTGACGCTGCGGGCCCATCCGGTGAGCTTCCTGCGTGAAAGCCTCACGCACCGGCGCTATCTCAGCTGCGCCGCGGCGACACGGCTCAAGGATCGCCAGAAGGTCGAGACGGCCGGCATCGTGCTGGTGCGCCAGCAACCCGGCTCGGCCAAGGGCGTCATCTTCGTCACCATCGAGGACGAGACGGGCATCGCCAACCTCGTCGTCTGGCGCAAGGTATTTCTTGCCTACCGGCCCATCGTGATGGGCGCGCCGATGATCGGCATGAAAGGCTATGTGCAGCGGGAGGGCGAGGTGGTGCATCTCGTCGTGCAGCAGCTTACCGATCTCTCCACGGATTTTGCCACCATCGCCCGGCGCGGCGGTGTCGCCGGGCAGGAAGAGGTGGGCGAGACGCGGGCGATCCGCGTCCTCTCCCGCGACTTCCACTAA